The genomic window CGAGCACTCGACGGTGATCCCGCCGAGGGTGGCCACCCGGGTGAGCAGCGGGGGCAGCAGCAGTCGCGCGCCGCTCTGGAACGCCGAGACGCGCACCGTCCCCTCCGGGCGCTCCAGGAAGGCCGCGCAGGCCGCCCGGGCCCGCTCGACGGCGACCGCCACGTCGACCGCCGCGTCGGCCAGCGCGTCGCCGGCGGCGGTGAGCCGCAGGCCGCGGCCGACCCGCTCGGTGAGCGGCACGCCGGCCTCCCGCGCCAGCGACGCCAGCTGCTGGGACACCGCCGACGGTGTCAGGTGCAGGACGGCCGCCGCGGCGCCCACACCGCCCTGGCTGCGCACGGTCCGCAGCGTCTCCAGCGCCCGCACGTCCATGCAGCGACGCTACATCGTCAGTACAGATCTGTTCGCTGGTGCTGACGCGTCGGCGCGGGGAGGCTCGACGTCGTGCCGACCCGCGACCGCCTCCTCGCTCTCCTCGTGGCCGTCGTCTGGGGCTTGAACTTCCTGGCGATCCACCTGTCGCTCGAGCAGTTCCCGCCCTTCTTCCTCGTGGCGCTGCGCTTCGCGGTGATCGCCGTCCCGACGGTCCTGCTCGTGCCGCGCCCGGGCGTCCCGTGGCGGTGGGTGCTCGGCTACGGCGCCGGCTTCGGCGTCCTGCAGTTCGTCTTCCTCTACGTCGCGATGGACACCGGCATGCCGACCGGGCTGGCCTCGCTGGTCCTGCAGTCCTCGGCGCCGTTCACCGTCGTCCTCGCCGGGCTGCTGCTGCGCGAGCGGCTGACCGGGCGGCAGGCGGCGGGGGTCGGGCTCGCGGTCGTCGGCCTGGCCGGCATCGCCGTCCACCGGGCCGGCCTGGACGGCGGCGCCACGCTGCTGCCGGTCCTCCTGACGCTGTGCGGCGGACTCGGCTGGGCGCTGGGCAACCTGTGCAACCGGCAGGCGCGCCCGCCCCGGCCGTTCCGGCTGATGCTCTGGATGACCGTCGTGCCGCCGCTGCCGATGCTGGCGCTCTCGCTCGCCACGGAGGGGCCCGCCCGCATCGTGACGTCGCTGACCACACTGGGCACCCGGCAGGGCGTCCTCGCGCTGGCCGGCCTGCTGTTCACCGTCGTCGTCGCCACCCTGCTCGGCTCGGGCATCTGGACGGCGCTGATGAGCCGCCACCCCTCGGGCACCGTGGCGCCGTTCTCGATGCTGGTCCCCGTCGTCGGGACGGGTGCGTCCTGGCTGTTCCTCGGGGAGCGGACGCCTGCGCTCGAGCTGGCCTGCGGCGTCCTGGTGGTGGCCGGGGTGCTGTTCGGCAGCCGGCTCCCCCGCTCCTACCCGTCGGAGCCCAGGGCGACCGAGCCCGGGGCGACCGAGCCCGGGGCGCCGACCCAGGAGACCCGCAGCGCCTCGGTGTAGGCGGCCGGGTCGAGGTCGCCCAGCAGCAGCCGCTGGAGGAGGAAGCCGAGGACCGCGGACAGCATCGTGGCCCCGAGGTGGTGGGGGTCGGCGTCGGCCGGGAGGGTCCCGGCCCGCTGCCCGCGTCGCACGACCTCGACGAAGAACCCGCGGATGGTGCGGTAGGCCCGGTCGACGACGGCGTGCACCTCGGGGTTGCGCAGCGCCTCGCCCCACGCCTGGACGGCGACCCGGGTCAGGTCGACCGACCCGCGCCCGGCGACGTCGGCGACCATCCGGACGGCGGTCGCGACGGCCCCGGCGGGGTCCGGCACCGGCTCCTGCCGCAGCAGCACGTCGAAGCGCGCCGCCGCCTCGCCCAGGACCCGCTCGACGATCGCCGCGATCAGCTCGTCCTTGCTGCGGAAGTACCGGTAGACCGCGCCCGCCGAGAGCCCGGACGCCGCGATGACGTCGGCCATGCCGGTCGCCTGGAAGCCGTTGGCGGCGAAGCGCGCGGTGGCGGCGTCGAGGATCTGGTCGCGGCGGGCGGTGAGGTGGGACTCGGGTACGCGGGGCACGCGTCCACTGTAAAGCGAACGACCGTTCTTGACGCCGTGCCGCGGTGGGTCCACACTCGGCGCGGTAAGCGAACGGTCCTTCGTTTTACTGGAGTGGTCCGATGTCCGCCTCCCCGCAGCCCGCGTCTCCTCCCCCCGCCCGCGCGCTCCTGACCGTTCCCGTCGCGGTCGCCGTCCTGCTCACCGTGGTCCTCACGGCCTTCGCCTGGTTCGCCGTCCGCTCGGCGCCGCACGACCTCCCGCTCGCCGTCGCGGGGCCGGCGCCCGCCGCCGCCCCGGTGACCGCCGGCCTCGAGGCCGCCTCCCCGGGTGCCTTCGACGTCCGGCCGGTCGACGACGAGGCGGCGGCCCGCTCGGCGATCGAGGACCGCGAGGTCTACGGCGCGGTCGTGGTCGACGCCGCCGGCCCGCGGCTGCTGGTCGCCTCGGCCGCCTCGCCCACCGTCGCCACCGCGCTGCGCCAGGTCGCGACCGGGCTCGGCGCGGCCACCGGCACCCCCGTCCCGGTCGAGGACGTCGTCCCCGCCCCGGAGGCGGACCCGCGCGGCGCCGGCCTGGCCGCCGCCGCCCTGCCCCTCGCGCTCGGCGGCATCGTGACCGCCGCGCTCGCCTCGCGCCTGGTGCGCGGCCGCGGACGGCGGATCGCCACGGCGCTCGCCGCGGCGGTGGCCGGCGGCATGGTGACCGCGACCGTCCTGGGCAGCTGGCTCGGCTCGGTCGAGGGCTCGTGGTGGACGACGACGGGCGTGGTGGCCCTGGGCGTCGCGGCGACCGCGCTGGTCCTGCTGGGCCTGCACGACCTGCTGGGCACGCCCGGGCTGGCGCTGGGCGCGGCGACGACCGTGCTGCTGGGCAACCCGCTGTCCGGGCTGGCCGGCGCGCCGGAGCTGCTGCCCGGCGCCTGGGGTGCGGTGGGCCAGTGGCTGCCGCCGGGCGCGACCGGCACGCTGCTGCGTTCCACCTCGTGGTTCGACGGCGCCGGGGCCGGCCCCGCGCTGCTGGTCCTGACCGTCTGGTGCCTGGCCGGCCTGGCGCTGACGGGCGCCGGCGCCGCGACGGCCCGCCGCTCCCGGCCCGCGGCGCCGGTCCCGCCGAGCGGGAGGCCGTGCCGGCCTGAGCGGGCCGTGCTCGGGGCCGTCGGGGCCCGGTCCCCTGGTCACCTCCACCGTGCCCGTCGTGCTCACCGCGCTGGTGGGCACGGCGGGCACCGACGTCGGCCCGGGCTGGTGCCGGCGCCTGGACGAGCCGCGCGGGCAGCCGCCCGGCCCGGCCTCCGGGATCACGGGACGGCGCTGTACGTGCCGCTGGCCACGGCCGGCACCGGGGCACCGCGGCGGGCGGGGCCGGACGGCGGAGCTGGTTGCGTTCCCGGTCGACCTCCTCCTGGACGCGGGACGGCCGTGGGCGTTCCTCCGCGCCACCGGCCCGCGCTCGCGGCGGCGGAGGCGGTGCTGCTCGCCGTCTCGAGCGCCGACCTCGCCCGGCGGTCCGCGCGGATCGACCGCACCGCCGGGCCGGCCCTGCTCCCCCACGCGGATTGGACGGCCTTCGCCGCGGTGCCGAGCACGGAGATCGTGCGGCGCGACCGCCGCTGCCCCCGTCCCGCTGCGGCGGCCGGGAGTTCGTGATCGGATCGGTTCCGCCTCCCGCTGGGAGTGTCCACGCCGGCCTCCGGCGGGGCGCACGCGCGACACGCGCAGCGCCTGCGGGTGCCACGCCGTCGGCCATGGACGTACGGAACCGTCCGGGACAC from Geodermatophilus normandii includes these protein-coding regions:
- a CDS encoding EamA family transporter is translated as MPTRDRLLALLVAVVWGLNFLAIHLSLEQFPPFFLVALRFAVIAVPTVLLVPRPGVPWRWVLGYGAGFGVLQFVFLYVAMDTGMPTGLASLVLQSSAPFTVVLAGLLLRERLTGRQAAGVGLAVVGLAGIAVHRAGLDGGATLLPVLLTLCGGLGWALGNLCNRQARPPRPFRLMLWMTVVPPLPMLALSLATEGPARIVTSLTTLGTRQGVLALAGLLFTVVVATLLGSGIWTALMSRHPSGTVAPFSMLVPVVGTGASWLFLGERTPALELACGVLVVAGVLFGSRLPRSYPSEPRATEPGATEPGAPTQETRSASV
- a CDS encoding TetR/AcrR family transcriptional regulator: MPRVPESHLTARRDQILDAATARFAANGFQATGMADVIAASGLSAGAVYRYFRSKDELIAAIVERVLGEAAARFDVLLRQEPVPDPAGAVATAVRMVADVAGRGSVDLTRVAVQAWGEALRNPEVHAVVDRAYRTIRGFFVEVVRRGQRAGTLPADADPHHLGATMLSAVLGFLLQRLLLGDLDPAAYTEALRVSWVGAPGSVAPGSVALGSDG
- a CDS encoding tryptophan-rich sensory protein, coding for MSASPQPASPPPARALLTVPVAVAVLLTVVLTAFAWFAVRSAPHDLPLAVAGPAPAAAPVTAGLEAASPGAFDVRPVDDEAAARSAIEDREVYGAVVVDAAGPRLLVASAASPTVATALRQVATGLGAATGTPVPVEDVVPAPEADPRGAGLAAAALPLALGGIVTAALASRLVRGRGRRIATALAAAVAGGMVTATVLGSWLGSVEGSWWTTTGVVALGVAATALVLLGLHDLLGTPGLALGAATTVLLGNPLSGLAGAPELLPGAWGAVGQWLPPGATGTLLRSTSWFDGAGAGPALLVLTVWCLAGLALTGAGAATARRSRPAAPVPPSGRPCRPERAVLGAVGARSPGHLHRARRAHRAGGHGGHRRRPGLVPAPGRAARAAARPGLRDHGTALYVPLATAGTGAPRRAGPDGGAGCVPGRPPPGRGTAVGVPPRHRPALAAAEAVLLAVSSADLARRSARIDRTAGPALLPHADWTAFAAVPSTEIVRRDRRCPRPAAAAGSS